The nucleotide window CAAACAGCGTAATGAAACTGTCAGCAACTACAGGTATAATTGCCCTCATCAACAACACTATGCACCGAATACGGGCGACGCACCATATTAGTGCGCGACCGCACCAGAAAGATCCATTATAATTAGTGTAAATTATGGTGATTTTGCTAAACCCTTATATATTAAGGCGTTAAAAAGTTGGCACGAATTTAGCTTATCTTTAGCCAATCCGGTCGTTAATCGACTAACAAGTTATTTTAATAATTAACCTGCAATAAATACGGAGACTTCCATGTCACAAGCAGTTTTAGATTTAATCAAAGAAAACGACGTTAAGTTCGTTGACCTGCGCTTCACTGATTCAAAAGGTAAAGAGCAACACGTTTCTCTTCCTTATCATCAAATTGATGAAGACTTCTTCGAAGATGGTAAAATGTTCGATGGTTCTTCTATCGCTGGTTGGAAAGGTATTAACGAATCTGACATGGTATTGATGCCTGACGCATCTACTGCAGTTCTTGACCCGTTCACTGAAGAAGTTACTCTTAACATCCGTTGTGACATCGTAGAGCCTGCAACCATGCAAGGTTACAGCCGTGACCCTCGTTCAGTAGCTAAGCGCGCTGAAGAGTACATGCGCTCTACAGGTATTGCTGACAGCATCCTTGTTGGTCCAGAGCCAGAGTTCTTCGTATTTGATGACGTTAAATTCAGCGTTAACATGGCTGGCGCAATGTACAGCATTGACGATAAAGAAGCTCACTGGAACAGCGCTACCGAATACGAAGATGGCAACCACGGTCACCGTCCTCGCGTTAAAGGTGGTTACTTCCCAGTAGCTCCAGTAGATTCATCACAAGACTTGCGTTCAGCTATGTGTCTTGTAATGGAAGAGATGGGTCTTGTTGTTGAAGCGCATCACCATGAAGTAGCAACCGCTGGTCAAAACGAAATTGCTTGTCGTTTCAACACCATGGTTAACAAAGCTGATGAAGTTCAAATCTACAAGTATGTTGTTCACAACGTTGCACACGCATACGGTAAAACAGCGACTTTCATGCCTAAGCCACTAGTTGGTGACAACGGTACTGGTATGCACGTTCACCAATCACTAGCTAAAGACGGTGTTAACCTTTTCTCTGGTGATTTGTACGGCGGCCTGTCTGAAACGGCTCTTTACTACATTGGCGGTATCATCAAGCACGCTAAAGCAATCAACGCATTTACTAACGCGTCGACTAACTCATACAAGCGTTTGGTTCCAGGTTTCGAAGCACCAGTTATGCTAGCTTACTCTGCTCGTAACCGTTCTGCTTCTATCCGTATCCCGGTAGTACCTTCACCAAAAGCACGTCGTATCGAAGTACGTTTCCCTGATCCAACTGGTAACCCATACCTAGCATTCACTGCAATGCTTATGGCTGGCCTTGACGGTATCAAAAACAAGATTCACCCTGGCGACGCTATGGACAAAGACTTGTACGACCTACCAGCTGAAGAAGCAGCTGCTATCCCACAAGTTGCATCATCACTAGAAGAAGCTCTTGACGCTCTAGAAGCTGACAAAGAATTCTTGACTGCTGGTGGCGTAATGGACAGCGACATGATTGACGCTTACGTTGGTCTTAAGCGTGAAGAAGTTGAGCAACTTAACATGACAACTCACCCAGTTGAGTTCGAAATGTACTACAGCGTTTAATCGCTTACTCCTTTAGAAAAGCCCGCTTCTGCGGGCTTTTTTGTGGGGCACATATTTAATCCTCGCGGTCGCCAATAAAATTTACTGGCGTCTCGCTAAATATTTGGTTAAATTAGAAATATCGTTATTGTTATAGGATAGGTACAATAACGACCAACGCGCTAATGAAGTGAAAAGCGCATTCATACAAAGGAAAGTAAATGTTTAGGTATGCATTGTTATTCGCCCTGTTGTTTGCCGCCATTGCGCCTCTCGTAGACGCAGCGGACAAGGTTTACGTGTGGCGCAATGAAAACGGTGATTTAGTGTTTTCAGATAGCCCAAAGCCAGGTGCTGAAGAAGTTGCTGAAGAAATCGAAGTTAATAACAAGCAAACCATCATCTCATCTGTCGATACCTCGGTACTCGACATCAGTCCTCGCGTTGTTGAAGAAGAGTATCAGGTTGAAATATCACAACCTGAAGATCATGCAACGATTCGCGACAATTCAGGATCTATCTATATTTCAGGTCGAGTAGCACCAGTCTTTAAACGAGGCTTCTCTGTACGCCTGATATTTAATGGCGAAGTCTATGGTGAACCGCAAACCCGTTCGGTATTTATTCTGCGTGACGTTGATCGTGGCGAGCACAAAATAAAATTAGAACTATTGAACAATCAAGGCAAGGTTATTGCATCATCCAAGGAAAGAACCGTTTATTTGCACCGTGCAAGGGTAAATTAACCATTTACTCTTCCATTTAGGTGCAAAAGCCTAGGCATTTTATTACACTACAATAAATGCCGCACCACATTGGTGCAATGGAGAAAACCTTGTTTACCAACAACAGTTTAAAAGAAATACGTCAATTTTACGCCAATCAGATGGTATCGCAGATGGTTACCGCTGTGATAGTGCTTGACGAAAATCTCAAGGTTCAATACCTCAATACCGCCGCTGAAGCATTACTTAGTAAAAGCTTGAACAGGCTCTATCAACAAAAAGTTCTTGAGGTATTCACCCATTGCAGCGTCACCGACGAACGCCTGCAGCAAGTGCTAAGCAGCGGACAAGACTTTACTGATTCAGATGTGGTATTTGAATTTATCGAAGGTCATCACATTACCGTCGAAGTCACCGCCTCAGTCGCTCTCTTTAATGATCAAGAACACCTGTTGTTAGAATGTCGTCGTATCGATAAGCAAAAAGAGATTTCTCTTGAAGTATTTCAAGAGCAACAATGGGAAGCAGCACGAGATTTGATACGTGGCCTAGCTCATGAAATTAAAAACCCGTTAGGCGGCTTGCGCGGCGCGGCACAATTGTTGGATAAAGAAATTCTGCCAGAACAACGCGAGTTCACGGCAATGATCATCGAGCAAGCGGATCGCTTAACCAATCTTGTTGACCAGCTACTTGGCCCAAATCAATTACCCACTCTGAGTCTGCATAATATCCATGAAATAGCCGAAAAAGTGCATCAGTTGGTCAGTCTTGATAACGATAAAAATATCGAATTTATTCGTGACTATGATCCGTCGATTCCAGATATTGAAATCGATACGGAAAAGCTACAACAAACATTGCTCAACATTATTGGTAACGCCATTCAAGTATTACCCGAAAACGGCAAAATCAAAATCAAAACACGCATAGCGACCAATCAAACCGTTAATGGTAAGAAGATCAAATTAGCGGTGAAATTATCGATAATCGACAATGGTCCAGGCATTCCTGCCGACATTCAAGACACCATATTCTATCCCATGGTGTCAGGACGCAGTGATGGTACTGGTTTAGGTCTATCGATAGCGCAAACGCTTGTGCACCAACATCATGGCAAACTGGTGTGCCACAGCTACCCAGGCCGTACCGAATTTTCCATTATTTTACCTTTACCTAAGAGAACCTAAGATGAACGCAGAACAAGTATGGATTGTAGATGATGACAGCTCAATTCGCTGGGTATTGGAGAAAGCCTTAAAAAGTGCTGACATCAGTTGTACCTCATTTAGTAACGCAAACGACATACTATCGGCGCTAGACTTTAGTCAGCCGCAAGTGATTATTTCTGACATTCGTATGCCTAATATGGATGGCATGACATTATTATCTCGCATCAATGATGCTTTCCCAGATATGCCAGTCATCATCATGACCGCCCATTCCGATTTAGACAGTGCGGTAAACGCCTATCAAGGTGGCGCATTCGAGTATTTACCAAAACCTTTTGATATTGATGAAGCAGTGTCATTATCGCAGCGAGCACTCGATCACGTACAAGAACAGAGCGCCAAGAAAAGTGCGTCAACCAGCAAACCTGCTGGGGTTGGCATCATCGGTGAAGCACCGGCCATGCAAGAGGTTTTTCGTGCCATAGGTCGCTTGTCACGCTCTAGCATCAGCGTGTTGATTAATGGTGAATCAGGCACAGGTAAAGAGCTGGTAGCCAATGCCTTGCACTCACACAGTCCGCGCCAAAATGCACCTTTTATCCCATTGAATATGGCGGCGATACCGAAAGATTTGATTGAATCGGAATTATTTGGTCATGAAAAAGGCGCCTTTACTGGCGCCAATTCTGTGCGCCAAGGGCGGTTTGAGCAAGCCCATGGCGGTACCTTGTTTCTTGATGAAATTGGCGATATGCCGATTGACGTGCAAACTCGTTTATTGCGAGTATTAGCGGACGGTGAGTTTTACCGAGTCGGTGGTCATAATCCGATCAAAGTCGATGTACGTATTATTGCCGCGACTCATCAGAACCTAGAAGACAGAGTGGCAAAAGGTGAATTTCGTGAAGATTTATTCCACCGTTTAAACGTCATACGTGTGCAATTGCCAAGTTTGCGTGAACGTAAAGAGGACATTGAACAATTGGCCAAGCATTTTCTTAGCCTAGCGGCAAGTGAACTTGGTGTTGAAAGTAAGTCTATCGCCAAAGAATCCATTAAGTTTATGCAGCAATGTGATTGGCCAGGTAATGTGCGCCAACTGGAAAATACCTGTCGCTATTTAACCGTTATGGCCAGTGGTAAGGAAATCCTAGTCAGTGACATGCCAGCGGAAATCTCTGCCGCACCGCAAGTGCAAAGCGACGACAACGGTATTGGTGATTGGCAACAGCTATTATCTATTTGGGTCGACAAACAATTGCAAAGTGGTGAACGTGATATCCTCGCCAATGCGGTACCTGAATTTGAACGAATTTGTTTAGACAGAGCATTGAACTTTACCCATGGCCATAAACAAGAAGCAGCGAAGAAATTAGGCTGGGGTCGCAACACCTTAACTCGTAAGTTAAAAGAATTGTATTAGCCTACGACGGCAATAATAGACGCAAAAAGGGGAAGCTAAGCTTCCCCTTTTTTGAAATTCATTTGCGTTTGCTTCGACTAACTTTGTGCGCCACATTCATGGTCACTGCAACTGCGACAGTTATTACACAGTTTTAAATTAACGACATGCGCTGCGACCAACAATACTGCGCCGACAATGATCATCAACGGTTGCACGCTTTCGTCGACACTGTG belongs to Thalassotalea sp. HSM 43 and includes:
- the glnA gene encoding glutamate--ammonia ligase, whose amino-acid sequence is MSQAVLDLIKENDVKFVDLRFTDSKGKEQHVSLPYHQIDEDFFEDGKMFDGSSIAGWKGINESDMVLMPDASTAVLDPFTEEVTLNIRCDIVEPATMQGYSRDPRSVAKRAEEYMRSTGIADSILVGPEPEFFVFDDVKFSVNMAGAMYSIDDKEAHWNSATEYEDGNHGHRPRVKGGYFPVAPVDSSQDLRSAMCLVMEEMGLVVEAHHHEVATAGQNEIACRFNTMVNKADEVQIYKYVVHNVAHAYGKTATFMPKPLVGDNGTGMHVHQSLAKDGVNLFSGDLYGGLSETALYYIGGIIKHAKAINAFTNASTNSYKRLVPGFEAPVMLAYSARNRSASIRIPVVPSPKARRIEVRFPDPTGNPYLAFTAMLMAGLDGIKNKIHPGDAMDKDLYDLPAEEAAAIPQVASSLEEALDALEADKEFLTAGGVMDSDMIDAYVGLKREEVEQLNMTTHPVEFEMYYSV
- a CDS encoding DUF4124 domain-containing protein — protein: MFRYALLFALLFAAIAPLVDAADKVYVWRNENGDLVFSDSPKPGAEEVAEEIEVNNKQTIISSVDTSVLDISPRVVEEEYQVEISQPEDHATIRDNSGSIYISGRVAPVFKRGFSVRLIFNGEVYGEPQTRSVFILRDVDRGEHKIKLELLNNQGKVIASSKERTVYLHRARVN
- the glnL gene encoding nitrogen regulation protein NR(II); the protein is MPHHIGAMEKTLFTNNSLKEIRQFYANQMVSQMVTAVIVLDENLKVQYLNTAAEALLSKSLNRLYQQKVLEVFTHCSVTDERLQQVLSSGQDFTDSDVVFEFIEGHHITVEVTASVALFNDQEHLLLECRRIDKQKEISLEVFQEQQWEAARDLIRGLAHEIKNPLGGLRGAAQLLDKEILPEQREFTAMIIEQADRLTNLVDQLLGPNQLPTLSLHNIHEIAEKVHQLVSLDNDKNIEFIRDYDPSIPDIEIDTEKLQQTLLNIIGNAIQVLPENGKIKIKTRIATNQTVNGKKIKLAVKLSIIDNGPGIPADIQDTIFYPMVSGRSDGTGLGLSIAQTLVHQHHGKLVCHSYPGRTEFSIILPLPKRT
- the glnG gene encoding nitrogen regulation protein NR(I) codes for the protein MNAEQVWIVDDDSSIRWVLEKALKSADISCTSFSNANDILSALDFSQPQVIISDIRMPNMDGMTLLSRINDAFPDMPVIIMTAHSDLDSAVNAYQGGAFEYLPKPFDIDEAVSLSQRALDHVQEQSAKKSASTSKPAGVGIIGEAPAMQEVFRAIGRLSRSSISVLINGESGTGKELVANALHSHSPRQNAPFIPLNMAAIPKDLIESELFGHEKGAFTGANSVRQGRFEQAHGGTLFLDEIGDMPIDVQTRLLRVLADGEFYRVGGHNPIKVDVRIIAATHQNLEDRVAKGEFREDLFHRLNVIRVQLPSLRERKEDIEQLAKHFLSLAASELGVESKSIAKESIKFMQQCDWPGNVRQLENTCRYLTVMASGKEILVSDMPAEISAAPQVQSDDNGIGDWQQLLSIWVDKQLQSGERDILANAVPEFERICLDRALNFTHGHKQEAAKKLGWGRNTLTRKLKELY